In Oryza sativa Japonica Group chromosome 2, ASM3414082v1, the following are encoded in one genomic region:
- the LOC4329464 gene encoding bidirectional sugar transporter SWEET15 translates to MAFMSMERSTWAFTFGILGNLISLMVFLSPLPTFYRVYRKKSTEGFQSTPYVVTLFSCMLWMYYAFVKSGAELLVTINGVGCVIETVYLAMYLAYAPKSARMLTAKMLLGLNIGLFGVIALVTLLLSRGELRVHVLGWICVAVSLSVFAAPLSIIRLVIRTKSVEFMPFSLSFFLVLSAVIWFLYGLLKKDVFVALPNVLGFVFGVAQMALYMAYRSKKPLVASSSSAVVAAGLEIKLPEHVKEVQAVAKGAVAAAPEGRISCGAEVHPIDDVMPSEVVEVKVDDEETNRTDEMAGDGDHAMVRTEQIIKPDMAIVVEV, encoded by the exons ATGGCCTTCATGTCCATGGAACGCAGCACTTGGGCCTTCACCTTTGGCATCTTAG GTAACTTAATCTCACTAATGGTATTCCTTTCGCCACT GCCGACGTTCTACCGGGTGTACCGGAAGAAGTCGACGGAGGGGTTCCAGTCGACGCCGTACGTGGTGACGCTCTTCAGCTGCATGCTGTGGATGTACTACGCGTTCGTCAAGTCCGGCGCCGAGCTGCTGGTCACCATCAATGGTGTGGGGTGCGTCATCGAGACCGTCTACCTCGCCATGTACCTCGCCTACGCCCCCAAGAGCGCCAGGATGCTCACGGCGAAGATGCTGCTCGGCCTCAACATCGGCCTCTTCGGCGTCATCGCGCTCGTCACGCTGCTGCTCTCCCGCGGCGAGCTCCGCGTCCACGTCCTCGGCTGGATCTGCGTCGCCGTCTCGCTCAGCGTCTTCGCCGCTCCCTTGAGCATCATC AGGCTGGTGATCCGGACCAAGAGCGTGGAGTTCATGCCATTCTCGCTATCCTTCTTCCTGGTGCTTAGCGCGGTGATCTGGTTCTTGTACGGGCTGCTCAAGAAGGACGTGTTCGTGGCGCTGCCCAACGTGCTGGGCTTCGTGTTCGGCGTGGCGCAGATGGCGCTGTACATGGCGTACCGGAGCAAGAAGCCACtggtggcgtcgtcgtcgtccgccgtgGTGGCGGCCGGGCTGGAGATCAAGCTGCCGGAGCATGTCAAGGAGGTGCAGGCCGTCGCCAAGGGCGCCGTCGCGGCAGCGCCGGAGGGCAGGATCAGCTGCGGCGCGGAGGTGCACCCCATCGACGACGTGATGCCctcggaggtggtggaggtgaagGTGGATGACGAGGAGACGAACCGTACGGACGAGATGGCCGGTGACGGCGATCACGCTATGGTCAGAACGGAGCAGATCATCAAGCCTGACATGGCCATTGTTGTGGAAGTGTAG